The segment TGCTTTCATTAACGGTACTGGCTGTCCTTTTCTCACAATCTCACTACTTCTTTCCTTTTACACTTTCTAGGGTTTGATAATGACCATAGCAGGGGGCTGGTGCGGATGGGAACATATTCAAGTCATACATGCCAAATCTTGTTGCGACTTGCAAGAGAGTGACCATGTGACCAATGATCAGTACGGTAGCCTTGAATCTCATGACCATGCATGCATGTATCTTCTTTAGACTCCATTCTTTTTGctaacctttttttattttttttattttttatgcttttcCATGATGTGGGGTTGTCAAAACTAATCTCGTAGAGCTACTCAAATTGGATCACTGATCGATTTTTAGGTTTCTTTGTAAATCTAATCGATTACTTTCAATTACGTAAATTAATTATTCAAACTGCACTCAAAGGTAGggtattttccatttttatagaAACTTCTATACCAAAAAGAATGAAATCTCTAATTATAGCCTCTATGggatgtaaaatatatttcttctTACCATCAAACCTAACTCAAACAGATAaaaacaatcaaatcaaatcaaaataatttgGACTAAATTGAACCAAAGTTCTATTTAGAGTTGGTTTTGCTATGGGGTATTATGACCCCAAACCGAATCAAAGCGCATTGAAAACCAAATGAACCGAAAAAAGTTCAAAATCCAGatcaaaactgaaatcaaaatgATTAGAAACCAAAATCAGCCAAATCTCATTTAGAAAACCagttttttatataatttttgtatatatttgtATGGTAAACAGAATTCAAATCGGAACCAAATCAACCCAATTACAAATTAATATGataaactaaaacaaaattagaaccaaactgaaaccagaattttcttatttgtttgatATCGATTTCACCATTTTCATACCAAAATTGATTCAACTCAATCTGAAATTGAAGCAAACCGACCGATTAACCCACCTAACTCCATTAGAATTCTATAACTCCATTTTTCCCAGTTAAGCCTTTCAAGGAGGTAGAGATTGAGGAGGTCTTCTGTCTCTTCTATCCTTATGTGATTGTGATAGAAATTGGACGAGTAGAACCATGAACTTCTTGTAATGTCTCACGTGAAACTGCATGTTTCCCATTTAACCTATGGATTTCAGTCTTGTGTGTGAAATCGCACTTAATTAACCTATGcttattacccaaaaaaaagaaaaaagaaaaaaaaaaaaaaaaaaaaaaaaaaaacctatgctTTGCTTTGAAGAGGTAAAGGAAATCCTTAAATGCAATTTGTTTGGTACGGATGAGAAATTGGTATGGTCATAAATGTACTTTAAGGTGGTCGGTCAGTATGTATAACAGGCTTGACTTTTGACATCCCAAATAACCAATAAATTTAAGTACTGGAAGagcagcagaggaagaagagcaaAACCGTGTCCCCCGATTAATGCTCACGTTAAATAATCTCTGCCACAACGTCATAGGCTCAGAGTGTTTTTACCATACCAGCATTAAAATCCTCCCCCGATTAATGCTCACGTTAAATAATCTCTGGCACAACGTCATAGGCTCAGAGTGTTTTTACCATACCAGCATTCAAATCCTCTCCAGGATTCAACGGCTGGTGCATGCCAGGCTTCTTCAGGTCGTTAGACCTTCAATGACGTTCACGGTTCATCAAACCCCTTTTCCTTTCGTTCTCAAgctgggtaaaaaaaaaaaaaaaaaaaaaaaagaaaaaagaaaagaaaagaaaaagacattgAGTGTGGGAAAATGACATCAAAATCTCACCCCTATTGATGCCTTTGTACACTCCTTTATTGACCATCGAACCGATAAAGGGTCATGCAATCGTGCAGCATTTTTCTCATGGTTTGAGGTATCGGTATTGCTAGCCACTGATATTGATACCATATTAGTAGATGACAAGGGcaaggggtaaaatagtcaacactcttttcataagaaaaattaGCGATAAATTGTCAGATACAGCAGATCTATGTCGATACCATATCAATCTTGAAGGTAATCAAAACCGAATTTGATACCATGCACTAAAACCATAGTTCTTCCACCCAAGGAAAAAACAGTAACCAAACCAAGTCTTACTCGGACATTTCAAAAAAAGATGTGAGAATTATTTAGTGGATCAtacattttttcatttattgaaGATTTTAAAACATGGCTGGATTTGTATCCCACAATCTACCATGCCCCAATTTGCTTCCTAATCCTTAGGTTGTCAACCGATTTGATTATGGTTCAATTTACATTTTGACAAGGTACAAATAAAAAACGTCTGAATAAGAATCAGCTAAAATCAGAATCATTTTGTATTTAGTCTGATTTGATCGAGTTCTGTTCGATATTTGTTATTTGGTTAGCATTCGATTTACATGAGGTTTGTAGTTCACATTTGATTTCACCTTTATACTATTTACTTTGATTCTTCTTACACCTAATTTGAGAGCATCAATAGATAAGTTTAGAATAACTAAAGCATACCATCTCAATATATCCTGCCAACTTTTTTACTGTGTATTCTACCATCATAATAACCATCATTGGCTTGAACATAAGGCAGTACAAAAATTGAGTTAATTTGGTCCGGTTGTATTGAATTACCGGTTTCTATTTGATCTGACTTACCGGTTCCTATTCGGTTAAGAACGTCCTTTTCTGGtccaaatcaaaactgaactaaGAAGAGTACTTATGAAATCAGAATCAGGTCATTTCTCCGTGATTCGGTTTGTTTCAATCATATAACGATCTATCCTGGTCCTGCTATTCGGTTCCACCTCCATTTTGACACCGTTACCTAATCCTATGACTCTTATGAGaactcataagaaaaaaaagttaatatagCAAAGAAAGTGAAGTAAAACAGAAAGAGTATGAAATAACTACTCTTTAAACAGAAGGtttttttccttatcttttgCGTCTCTATGTCCAGCGAAGTATGTATTTCACTATTTACCACATGGTCGTACATGTGACGAAGGATCAGACAAGCATCTCATTGGTATGATTTCAACTTAAAATGAGTAGAAATTTAAACACTCAAAATTTAAGCTCTTTTTTTCTGGAGACTTGCTAATGGAGGAATCTTAACAAAGGACATTCTGGGAAAATGGATGACTGTTGATCCTACCTATGTTTTCTGCCACtcccataaaaaattaacatggcACAAAGAGAATCTAGGCTGCTAACCCTTTGGGTTTATGCCTGAGAATATACATGCTCTCTCTTTTAAACATCTTATTATGTACTTCTCTCAATCACATGATATCCTTGATCATCACCGTAGTAATTTCTTTATCTCCTTCAtgttcttttgttattttatctGCGTTCACAGGAACAATGTCGCTTTCAACCATGTCGGTCCATCCCCTATCCAATCATCAAAAATGCAAATCTATGGATTTCCTATACCAAAGAAATTGAACCCAGCCAAATCGTTTTACCCAACCCAGGATCAATAACAATGAATTCCCCTTTCGCTGAATCTCCTATTCTTATTTGTTCTGAACCCAtaattttgaagagaaaaaaaaaatctcagctTGGGCTTATTGCATTTTTATCCAAGGAAAATGTATATTATTAACTACTAATTATCTGATGACAGGAAAAATGATTGAAGCGGCATCTCGGAGTTATGTTTATGGATTAAAGCAAACCCACGATCTAGGAGGACAAAAAGTGGAAATTTGGAGTGATCTGGAAGTTTTGAAACAGTTGGTTGTAAAGAATAGTACCAAATCATAGCATTGGAGCATcattccatctttctttgatGTTTTTGACATCATACCCCGTACTATTTTTTGGCTTAGGCCCACTTATCCTCAAATATTTTGCCCACCAAACCAGGATGCACAGAATTAGTCTTACTCTCTCAGATTTTGATGTAAATAAACAGTTTCAAATATTTTGAATGCATGCTTTTTTCccttgtttatatatatatatatatatatataaaagagtaGAGGAAGTAGCTAAACTTACAAAAGCtatcattttgtattttatagtCATCTCCATTGAtgttattttggtaattttactaaaactttgaatcaaagTATGAACAACTTTCTTTGCTTACTTTGGATTAAAAATTGGCCATTGAGATGTATGTggggtcctctatcacatggactagTCTATGTACCCAAGTGGTAAATATTGAAGAGTTATAtttcactaggcatagtgatCCCTATAAGTCCAACATGTTAATATTTCTAAAAGTGAATTATTTTTAGTGCAAATGTGCCTCCTTCTGCTCGGTCTAATTTAAGTTCTCTACTTGGTATCAAGGAAATTCATCAGGATGCTACCTATCTTGGTGCTAACATTATTCATCAATGGTCtataatttcaaatttcagacATTTAGTAGAAAGAGTGGATAAAAGACTGTCCCCATGGAAAGCCAATCTTCTTTCCTTTGTGGGTAGGAAAATTCTGGTTCAATCGGTTCTATATTCTATCCCTTCGTATTAGATGTCTTGTTTTACTCTTTCTCAAAAGAtatgtctagattgatttgatTTGCTCTCGATTTTGGAATGGCTCCAATGCCGGTTTAAGAATGGCCCATCTCATATCTTGGAAAAGAGTTTGCTTCCCTATCAAAGAGGGTGGTCTTGGTCTCCGTGATCTTCTACTCATAATAAAGCTCTTCCATTAAATTGGGTTAGCAATTGCTTTATGAAAGGATTCTCTATGGGCGAAAATCATTAGGGCAAAATATTTCCATAATTCATTTATCTTTGACCCTATGACTTTGAAAAAGAGAGGATCATGGATCTGGAATAGTATTGTTTCTATTCTTCCTACGCTTAAAAGCATAGTTTCTGTCAAATTGGGTTTGGATCAATCTGTTTTCTTCTAGCATGATCCTTGAATTAAGAGGAGTTATACTCCACATATGCAATCTCACTGCTCAAGGTGAGTATTCAGACCATAAGTTAAAGCATTTAATGCGTTATTGATGATCTAATATCCCATGAATAGTAAAATCTCATATGAGAACGTTCCAATATGAGGAGAGGATCTAGACTCTATAAATACTTCCCCTCCTAACATGAAGTCCAAAATGCACATAACCTATTGGATGAAGATATCTTTGATTCACCATGTGGCCCACCTATGTACTATGCATGGTGGATTGTAATTTTTCTATAGAATCCATCTAAGCAAATGCTTCACTATTTACCACATGGCCCATCCATGTACTTCCATGTGCAGATAGTAAAACCCAATACACTGGAGCGTagttttccattaaaaaaatttcagttcCCATCAAGACTCAAGCCCAGACTTCAAAATTATTTGATTGGAATAATCAATGGTGTGACCCACCAACTCACTGGACCCTAATCTGATATTTTTCAGTGGACAGTCTAAGATAAGCTTGATATCTGccctttacccaaaaaagacCAAAGGACGAGATATTTCCAGCTCAACATCTCTAACTTTAGAGCATTATCCATTTATTACTTCTCGGTTAGTGAATCTCAGAAACTCCTGAGATGGAAGGACATTAGAGACTTCAACCATGGGATTCGCAGTTCGCTCTGCAACCTTTCCCTTACTCTCACATCTCAGACACAAgcaatcaagcccaactagattGCTCCAAGGCTCCAACTTTCTACGATCACCATCTATTAGAAGGACCCAAGCTCTTGCCGCCTCATCCCTTGTCCTGGGCGCTGCTTCTCCCCCAGCTTCCACTGGTGATGTATCTGTTCTCCTTCAAATGAGGtgcccttcttctcctttatcCATTTCAAAGAATACTTAAGATTTATATTTGGTGCATTTCGTCACTGGTAATTGCTAAAATGCTGAGTTACCTCAGATTAAACCCATTGCCTAGTACTCGATAGCTATGTAGATACCAATGGAGTTTGTAGTCTAGTGAAACGAATCTCTTGCTCCATCCCAGCTCAAGTTGGCTAGTTGTGGGTTTAAATCGGCACGCCCTACTATTGCTCGTTGGTTATGGGAAATGTTGTTTTCCGTATGGACTATGGGGCTTTGACCTGGGACTATGATGAGTACGATGGAGcactatttttttcttaaaaaaaaaaattgtacttggGGAAATTTTTTCCCACTACTCGGATTTaaagccaaaaaaatagaataattcacttctcCTTTAGGTTTATAAATACCTTCCTTGCGCTTCCTCCATACTTGAATTTCTTTTGACTGCAAGCCTTTCATCCTTGTAGATGTTGCCTCATCATTGGTGGCAAGCTCACCAATGCAATTCTTTAGTTACTAGAACAAGTTGATGATTGGGTGTTACATGGGGACTTGGGCTTCGTTTGGTTGGTTCTGTGGGAGTAATTCTGGTGACCTTCTGTTCTCTCAGAGTATTTCAAAATTGGAATCGTGTTTTGGCAATTCCGAATACTTTCCTGAGAGCAAGAATTCAAGAGCAGAAAAATTGTTCTGCACCATTTGGAACACATTAAACAGACCCAAAATCCGATTGAAGGCATTTGTTTAAAGATTTTCCTGTGTTTTTTTCAACAGTGCTGTACTTCTCATGGCTTATTGGATCAGCAATTTTGTTGTGCCGGACATAATCTCAAAGGCTCTCCATTTTGATAAGCCAAGCAGAGATCCAATCCCTGAAGATAAAATTCCCTCACAAGATGAATCAGGAAACACACTTGAGAGCAGTGAAGGAGAGCCAAGGAGGACAAGACACAGTTTCAAGGAAGCAAAAACTTCCAAGTTCTGATATTTTTACCTCTTCTTCTTGCATTGTCccttatttttgttgtttggaATGTGGTTCATGTTCCACTAATTTTCTTCCTATTTGACCATTACCAGATCAACATTTCAAGCCGATACTAAAAGGTGCTTTTTATTACACttagattttaattttacaaTGTTACCTTAGAATAGTGAATGCTATCATGAACTCTCAAAatacctctctttttttttggtggaatcaAAATATCTTTCCTCAATCTAACCTGAGGGTCAGATCCTATGAATTAAGATGTTCTCTCCCCAGTGTGGTTGAACGAAAACTAAGGATCAGACTCCTCTATGACATGTAGCGTAGATCCAATAGCTGGGAGCCCTCAGACACAAAATATCCCAACTTGAGTTCCTTGAGGTATCCCTGGTCCCATTCGAAACAAGTTCATATGGTTTCAAAACCTCTTGAATTTTCATTTCAGAACCATACAAGAACCAATAATAATGTATCTGTGGCAATTTCAAATGGATGCATATTTACAGATTATTTATCAATTGCCCAAGGAACAAAATTGCAATATATGTACATATTTAAACAACTGTCCATTCATTTTCATCTAAACATTGGGATAGATCAGTCTGTGATGCGCTATTTGGCTTGGGTGGTTTCTTTGCAAATAGAGAAGACTTCCCATCAAACAGAGTAGAAAATACTGGGCGTGTAGGATTTTCATCTGCTTTCTTCTGGTCTTTTGAGGCTGTTCTTCTCAAGAAATTTCCATCTCTGCCTCCGAAATTGAGACTAAGTCTCTTAAAACGACGCTTTGGTTCACCTGGGGATGTTTCTTCTGAATGCTCAATGATCTTCAGGCCATCCTCTGGATGAACTAAGATTGTCTCCACAGTTTCATAGACCTTCAGAAAAATTTACAATACAATCTTCAGGGAACTATTGCACAAGAATATTGCCATAATCTGCATCTCATTGTTTAGAATGCAAATGGCCATCACCAATTAATTTTCATACTGGAAAGAAATAACAAGACACTAAGACGACAAGCAAGTCCAAAATCTACCCCAGAAAAGAATTGACCTAAAAAAACTACATTACCTAGATTTCAACAAAAAGCTGCAACCTCATAAGCAGATGATTGTTTGTGCAATAGGGCTGGAGAAGACAATGCAGCAGATCAATATGCAAATAATTATCAATTTAATGAGCTACAGTTGGGCAAATCTCCAGAACAGTGCTCCTCATAACTCAGCTTTCATCATTATGTTATACATCTTACATATTTTAGTTTAGGGAAAATCTTATTGTAACCAAGGTGATGAACtaagtgtagaaacgcaaccctaaaacgatgcagaagataatggaaaaaacaaaacaaacaatgcacacggattttacgaggttcggcaaggtttcctatgtccccggtgagatgagatcctgcttcactaacaatggagaatagggttacagcgctcgccctcacacctctcagtattgcttgcattatagagaaagaaaccctcactacaaatatatagtgaaaaaaccctaatccgaaaagtacataattgccctcaaataaaaaattcgagtggggggcgtgctatgcagggggccctcttgcccccttgcaacccccacgggcTGCTAACCGGCTAACGGGACCAccatcctgcctgtctaggtgctgcaccaatactccctggattaaactgcgacggaatacaagacatcgtacaccaacaatctccaccttagTTTGAATTCTGTTGAGCCTCCTATAAAGGATAACCTATAGACGTCTTCATccttgtacctcattagaggtacaaacctgcacctgtttggtgcatccctcatcttcaacaatgagtaatatta is part of the Macadamia integrifolia cultivar HAES 741 unplaced genomic scaffold, SCU_Mint_v3 scaffold2031, whole genome shotgun sequence genome and harbors:
- the LOC122065484 gene encoding uncharacterized protein LOC122065484, whose amino-acid sequence is MGFAVRSATFPLLSHLRHKQSSPTRLLQGSNFLRSPSIRRTQALAASSLVLGAASPPASTGDVSVLLQMSAVLLMAYWISNFVVPDIISKALHFDKPSRDPIPEDKIPSQDESGNTLESSEGEPRRTRHSFKEAKTSKF